From Mya arenaria isolate MELC-2E11 chromosome 12, ASM2691426v1, the proteins below share one genomic window:
- the LOC128212000 gene encoding uncharacterized protein LOC128212000 produces MLKPYFNNRKSGPPLNMENLFVHRVDDGEFPAELRSRTPNTFWRSPYTGDTGSQVNKSVCLKPMLTITTPLKRPKIDNGGHVKSILKNKPGDESFEDNTKDESKPVRPLSEPQTPKLITTGTGQVMPHGAGPVRSKTAGKRVQFSSVTVKETKRDITSSPVSTNNLHTSTIIPFKGRRLFLDKNISTRILGTPARTATKWQKRGESVTGFSLSGGEANIKSQINAFIRKLKLAECERAAKSFDDSSRTIVIEDETSQRKTADKLRRLRSCPEVPMRPDWSEYDIDRTPTVKTKLTSSEVSDKKSRNNVDDDQSDSLSESVSIESFESPKEDKVVEKTPSGAKIFRPKPMASLYTKYRHITTNELNK; encoded by the coding sequence ATGTTAAAGCCTTACTTCAACAACCGGAAGAGTGGCCCGCCATTGAACATGGAGAATCTGTTTGTACATCGCGTTGACGATGGCGAATTTCCGGCGGAATTGCGGTCACGGACGCCTAACACGTTCTGGCGTTCCCCATACACTGGTGACACCGGAAGTCAAGTCAACAAATCAGTTTGTCTGAAGCCAATGTTGACAATCACAACGCCGCTCAAACGACCCAAAATTGATAACGGCGGACATGTTAAAAgcatattgaaaaacaaaccgGGGGACGAATCATTTGAGGACAACACAAAGGATGAAAGTAAACCAGTTCGGCCTTTGTCCGAGCCACAAACTCCAAAACTGATTACGACCGGTACAGGTCAAGTAATGCCGCATGGCGCAGGTCCTGTACGTTCAAAAACGGCGGGAAAACGTGTGCAATTTTCGTCTGTGACGGTAAAAGAAACCAAACGTGATATAACTAGTAGCCCGGTGAGCACAAACAACCTACATACATCTACCATCATCCCTTTCAAAGGTAGGCGGTTATTTCTGGATAAAAACATATCAACTCGAATATTAGGAACCCCTGCTAGAACCGCCACTAAATGGCAGAAAAGAGGTGAAAGTGTGACAGGATTCTCTCTAAGTGGCGGGGAAGCTAACATAAAGTCGCagattaatgcatttataaggAAACTCAAACTAGCGGAGTGTGAACGTGCGGCGAAATCTTTTGACGATTCCAGCAGGACGATCGTCATAGAGGACGAGACCTCTCAGAGGAAAACTGCTGACAAACTTCGAAGGTTAAGGTCATGTCCCGAGGTCCCTATGAGGCCAGACTGGAGCGAGTACGATATTGACAGGACACCGACTGTAAAAACGAAACTGACCTCTTCCGAAGTATCTGACAAAAAATCTCGTAACAATGTCGACGACGATCAGTCGGATTCGTTATCAGAATCCGTTTCCATAGAGAGTTTCGAGTCCCCTAAGGAGGACAAAGTTGTTGAAAAAACTCCCAGCGGGGCGAAAATATTCCGGCCCAAACCCATGGCCTCCCTGTACACAAAATACAGACACATCACAACAAACGAGCTCAACAAATAA